In Sphingomonas sp. R1, a single genomic region encodes these proteins:
- a CDS encoding glycosyltransferase family 4 protein — protein MRIAMLAPIAWRTPPRHYGPWELVTSLLTEALVAKGIDVTLFATQDSVTTARLAGVVPRGYEEDPAIDAKVWEYAHQSHLFARASEFDLIHNQADFPAHAYAPLIDTPMVTTIHGFSSERILPMYKPFEDRVHFVAISDADRHPALRYSATIHHGIPLDVFAFDAHGSDDLLFFGRMHPDKGAAEAIAVAQATGRRLNLYGIVQDHGYFERAVAPHLNDRIVYHGPVGGDARIRALGSARALLHLINFDEPFGLSVIEAMACGTPVIAVRRGSMPELIDDGVTGLLVRSADEAADAVDRATTIDRAACRRAVEARFSVGAMADAYIALYRRILGR, from the coding sequence ATGAGAATCGCCATGCTCGCGCCGATCGCCTGGCGCACCCCGCCGCGGCATTATGGCCCCTGGGAGCTGGTGACGAGCCTGCTGACCGAGGCGCTGGTCGCCAAGGGGATCGACGTCACCCTGTTCGCCACGCAGGATTCGGTCACCACCGCCCGCCTCGCCGGGGTGGTGCCGCGCGGTTATGAGGAAGACCCGGCGATCGACGCGAAGGTGTGGGAATATGCCCACCAGTCGCATCTCTTCGCCCGTGCCTCCGAATTCGACCTGATCCACAACCAGGCCGATTTCCCCGCGCACGCCTATGCGCCGCTGATCGACACGCCGATGGTGACGACGATCCACGGCTTTTCCTCCGAGCGCATCCTGCCGATGTACAAGCCGTTCGAGGACCGCGTGCACTTTGTCGCGATCTCGGATGCCGATCGTCACCCGGCGCTGCGCTATTCGGCGACGATCCACCACGGCATTCCGCTGGATGTGTTCGCGTTCGATGCACACGGCAGCGACGACCTGCTGTTCTTCGGCCGCATGCACCCCGACAAGGGCGCGGCCGAAGCAATCGCCGTGGCCCAGGCGACCGGCCGCCGTCTCAACCTCTATGGCATCGTCCAGGATCACGGCTATTTCGAGCGCGCGGTTGCCCCCCATCTGAACGACCGCATCGTCTATCACGGGCCGGTCGGCGGCGACGCGCGGATCCGGGCACTCGGCAGCGCCCGCGCGCTCCTCCACCTGATCAATTTCGACGAGCCGTTCGGCCTGTCGGTGATCGAGGCGATGGCGTGCGGCACCCCGGTCATCGCGGTGCGGCGCGGCTCCATGCCCGAGCTGATCGACGACGGCGTCACCGGCCTGCTGGTGCGTTCGGCCGACGAGGCGGCGGATGCGGTCGATCGCGCCACGACCATCGATCGCGCCGCTTGCCGCCGCGCGGTGGAGGCGCGCTTCTCCGTGGGGGCGATGGCGGATGCCTATATCGCGCTCTACCGGCGCATTCTGGGCCGCTAG
- a CDS encoding chorismate mutase, translated as MTDATLTRFRQSIDNIDAALVFMLAERFKVTQAVGRYKAEAGLPPADPGREEAQIARLRALAQDADLDPEFSEKFLRFIIDEVIRHHRQAQEAGTETGTPGA; from the coding sequence ATGACCGACGCGACGCTGACCCGCTTTCGCCAGAGCATCGACAATATCGATGCGGCGCTCGTCTTCATGCTCGCCGAGCGGTTCAAGGTGACCCAGGCGGTGGGCCGCTACAAGGCCGAGGCCGGGCTGCCGCCCGCCGATCCCGGCCGCGAGGAAGCGCAGATCGCCCGGCTGCGCGCGCTGGCGCAGGATGCCGATCTCGACCCCGAATTCTCCGAGAAGTTTCTGCGCTTCATCATCGACGAGGTGATCCGGCATCATCGTCAGGCGCAGGAAGCCGGGACCGAAACCGGAACCCCCGGGGCCTGA
- a CDS encoding alpha-amylase family glycosyl hydrolase: MTEPLWWQTGVIYQVYPRSFNDSNGDGIGDLAGVTARLDYLVDLGVDAVWLSPIFPSPMADFGYDVADYCGIDARFGTLADFDALRDAAHARGLKLLLDFVPNHSSSEHPWFLESRSSRGNAKRDWYIWRDPAPDGGPPNNWQSYFGGSAWEWDSATGQYYLHQFLKEQPELNWRNPALRAAMLEAMRFWFDRGVDGFRIDVLWLAIKHPDFPDNPANPDWCEGMQDIERLLPVHSADQPEMMEIIAAMRDVAEAYPERVLIGEIYLPIPRLVAYYGEGGNGVHLPFNFHLLDARWVAGALARLIADYEGALPAGGWPNWVLGNHDKPRVASRVGPEQAAVAMLLLLTLRGTPTLYQGDELGMSNIAIPPDRVRDPQALREPDTAFNRDEVRTPMPWDASAHAGFSTVEPWLPLNPDWAERNVMAQRDAPGSMLAFTRALLQLRRAHPALSVGSWHAVSSDGAVLAYERRHRDHRVLVALNLSDTPQTLALPDWAARRTPVLTTPPTRHLREDDGGIVDGAVLSLAPNQGILFA; the protein is encoded by the coding sequence ATGACCGAACCGCTTTGGTGGCAGACCGGCGTGATCTACCAGGTCTATCCGCGCTCGTTCAACGACTCGAATGGGGACGGCATCGGCGATCTCGCAGGCGTTACCGCGCGGCTAGACTATTTGGTCGACCTGGGCGTCGACGCGGTATGGCTGTCGCCGATCTTCCCCTCGCCGATGGCCGATTTCGGTTATGACGTGGCCGATTATTGCGGGATCGATGCGCGCTTCGGTACCCTCGCCGACTTCGACGCGCTCCGCGACGCCGCGCATGCCCGCGGTCTCAAGCTGCTGCTCGACTTCGTGCCCAACCACAGCTCGAGCGAACATCCCTGGTTTCTCGAAAGCCGATCGTCGCGCGGCAACGCCAAGCGTGACTGGTACATCTGGCGCGACCCCGCGCCCGATGGCGGTCCACCCAACAACTGGCAGAGCTATTTCGGCGGCAGCGCCTGGGAATGGGACTCGGCAACCGGCCAATATTATCTCCACCAGTTCCTGAAGGAGCAGCCCGAGCTCAACTGGCGCAATCCCGCGCTGCGCGCAGCGATGCTGGAGGCGATGCGCTTCTGGTTCGATCGCGGCGTCGACGGCTTCCGCATCGACGTGCTGTGGCTGGCGATCAAGCACCCTGACTTCCCAGACAATCCTGCGAATCCGGACTGGTGCGAGGGAATGCAGGACATCGAACGGTTGCTGCCGGTCCATTCGGCCGACCAGCCCGAGATGATGGAAATCATCGCCGCGATGCGCGACGTGGCGGAGGCCTATCCCGAGCGCGTGCTGATCGGCGAGATCTACCTGCCGATCCCGCGCCTCGTCGCCTATTATGGCGAGGGCGGCAACGGGGTGCACCTGCCTTTCAACTTCCACCTGCTCGATGCGCGCTGGGTTGCGGGGGCACTGGCCCGGCTGATCGCCGATTATGAAGGCGCGCTCCCGGCCGGTGGCTGGCCCAACTGGGTGCTCGGCAACCATGACAAGCCGCGGGTCGCCTCGCGCGTCGGGCCGGAGCAGGCAGCGGTAGCGATGCTCCTGCTGCTCACGCTGCGTGGTACGCCGACCCTGTACCAGGGCGACGAACTCGGCATGTCCAACATCGCCATCCCGCCCGATCGGGTGCGCGATCCGCAGGCGTTGCGGGAGCCCGACACCGCCTTCAATCGCGACGAGGTCCGCACGCCGATGCCCTGGGATGCCAGTGCGCATGCCGGGTTCAGCACCGTCGAGCCGTGGCTGCCGCTCAATCCCGACTGGGCGGAGCGCAACGTGATGGCGCAGCGCGACGCGCCGGGGTCGATGCTGGCTTTCACCCGCGCGCTGCTCCAGCTTCGGCGTGCGCATCCGGCGCTGTCGGTAGGGAGCTGGCATGCCGTGTCGAGCGACGGCGCGGTGCTGGCGTATGAACGCCGGCATCGGGACCACCGCGTGCTGGTGGCGCTGAACCTGTCCGATACGCCGCAGACGCTGGCGTTGCCGGACTGGGCCGCCAGGCGGACGCCGGTCCTCACCACACCTCCCACCCGTCATCTCCGCGAGGATGACGGCGGGATCGTGGATGGCGCTGTCCTCTCCCTCGCCCCGAACCAAGGCATTTTGTTCGCATGA
- a CDS encoding NUDIX hydrolase, translated as MTDEPIETPWAGKWITVRRQGKWEYVARARGIRAVVIVAIDEQDRVILVDQYRVPMGRRSIELPAGLVGDTEEGDTIEAAARRELEEEAGYACERVEELGEYFASPGMVSESFTLVRAHGLTRIGDGGGVDGEDINVHHVPMAELPDFIADCRAKGMGVDVKMLLLLSGALLAGAS; from the coding sequence ATGACCGACGAACCGATCGAGACTCCCTGGGCGGGCAAGTGGATCACCGTGCGCCGCCAGGGCAAATGGGAATATGTGGCCCGTGCGCGCGGCATCCGCGCGGTAGTGATCGTCGCGATCGACGAACAGGACAGGGTGATCCTGGTCGACCAGTATCGCGTGCCCATGGGGCGTCGCTCGATCGAACTGCCCGCCGGGCTGGTAGGCGACACGGAAGAGGGGGATACGATCGAGGCCGCGGCACGCCGCGAGCTCGAGGAAGAGGCGGGCTATGCCTGCGAGCGCGTCGAGGAACTCGGCGAGTATTTCGCCTCGCCCGGCATGGTAAGCGAGAGCTTCACGCTGGTCCGCGCGCATGGCCTTACCCGCATCGGCGACGGCGGCGGCGTAGACGGTGAGGACATCAACGTCCACCATGTGCCCATGGCGGAGCTGCCTGACTTCATTGCCGACTGCCGCGCCAAGGGCATGGGCGTCGACGTGAAGATGCTGCTGCTGCTCAGCGGCGCGCTGTTGGCGGGCGCTTCTTAA
- a CDS encoding TPM domain-containing protein: MILLRFLLALLVLTPLPALADPTFPKLTGRVVDDAHLLSPEQVAQLTQLAAEVQQASSRQLVVATIPDLQGYDIADYGYQLGRAWQIGQKQANNGILLIVAPNDRKVRIEVGYGLEPIMTDALSNQIISQTIVPKFKAGDMAGGIVAGAQAIAEQMKQPLEAAEQKAKAAQDAATRAPAGKRHGGGLPIGLLFWFIILVVVLVPMLARFGGRRRPGPWDGQAYRGRDNDSGVLPIVLWTIANEIGRAASHRDDDDDRGGGWGGGGGWGGGGGDGGGFSGGGGSFGGGGASGSW, encoded by the coding sequence ATGATCCTGTTGCGTTTCCTGCTCGCCTTGCTCGTGCTGACGCCGCTGCCGGCGCTTGCCGACCCCACCTTTCCCAAGCTGACCGGCCGGGTGGTAGACGATGCGCACCTGCTTTCGCCCGAGCAGGTCGCGCAGCTCACCCAGCTCGCGGCCGAGGTGCAGCAGGCATCGAGCCGGCAGCTGGTCGTCGCAACCATCCCCGACCTGCAGGGCTATGACATCGCCGACTATGGCTATCAGCTTGGTCGCGCCTGGCAGATCGGACAGAAGCAAGCGAACAACGGCATCCTCCTCATTGTCGCACCGAACGATCGCAAGGTGCGGATCGAGGTAGGCTATGGCCTCGAACCGATCATGACCGACGCGCTGTCGAACCAGATCATCAGCCAGACCATCGTCCCGAAATTCAAGGCGGGTGACATGGCGGGGGGCATCGTCGCCGGCGCGCAGGCAATCGCCGAGCAGATGAAGCAGCCGCTGGAGGCCGCCGAACAGAAGGCCAAGGCAGCACAGGATGCCGCCACCAGGGCGCCCGCAGGCAAACGGCATGGCGGCGGGCTCCCGATCGGTCTGCTCTTCTGGTTCATCATCCTCGTCGTCGTGCTGGTGCCGATGCTGGCGCGCTTCGGTGGGCGGCGGCGGCCCGGGCCGTGGGACGGCCAGGCCTATCGCGGCCGCGACAACGACAGCGGCGTGCTGCCGATTGTGCTGTGGACCATCGCCAACGAAATCGGCCGCGCCGCGAGCCACCGCGATGACGATGATGATCGCGGCGGCGGCTGGGGTGGCGGCGGGGGCTGGGGCGGCGGCGGCGGCGATGGTGGTGGCTTCTCGGGCGGCGGCGGGTCGTTCGGTGGCGGCGGCGCTTCGGGGAGCTGGTGA
- a CDS encoding TPM domain-containing protein: MRLTDQDRARVATAVRQAEAHTSGEIVTVLAGRSDDYADVALHWAVLAMLLVLALLAWQPAPIEWLHTRLIDPWAQTVPAHWYLTAALVVTALTFLLVRVALAKDALRIALAPGSTKTRRVHARALALFRTAAEKRTAGSTGVLLYLSLAEHRAEILADSAIHARVAPDVWGAAMAALLGHVKDGRVAEGMAAAVAQIGTVLAEHFPRAEDDVNELPDRLIEL, from the coding sequence ATGCGATTGACCGATCAGGACCGCGCACGCGTCGCGACGGCCGTCCGCCAGGCCGAAGCTCATACCAGCGGCGAGATCGTCACGGTGCTTGCCGGGCGTTCGGACGACTATGCCGACGTCGCGCTGCATTGGGCCGTGCTTGCCATGCTGCTGGTGCTCGCGCTGCTGGCCTGGCAGCCGGCGCCGATCGAGTGGCTGCACACGCGGCTCATCGATCCCTGGGCACAGACGGTGCCTGCGCACTGGTATCTCACCGCCGCACTCGTCGTCACCGCGCTAACCTTCCTGCTCGTGCGCGTGGCATTGGCGAAGGATGCGCTGCGCATCGCCCTCGCGCCGGGATCCACCAAGACGCGCCGGGTCCATGCCCGCGCGCTCGCGTTGTTCCGGACCGCCGCGGAGAAGCGCACGGCCGGTTCGACCGGCGTGCTGCTGTATCTGAGCCTCGCCGAGCACCGCGCCGAGATCCTCGCCGATTCGGCGATCCATGCACGCGTCGCCCCCGACGTCTGGGGTGCGGCCATGGCGGCGCTGCTCGGGCACGTGAAGGACGGGCGCGTGGCCGAGGGCATGGCCGCGGCGGTTGCGCAGATCGGGACCGTGCTCGCCGAGCATTTCCCGCGCGCGGAGGACGATGTGAACGAGCTTCCCGATCGGCTGATCGAGCTCTAA
- a CDS encoding polyprenyl synthetase family protein, translated as MSATVHRLGSRTQPSLDPIMALVAQDMNLVNAVILDRMQSEIPLIPELAGHLIAGGGKRMRPMLTLASARLLGYSGTRHHKLAAAVEFIHTATLLHDDVVDSSDLRRGRRTANIIWGNPASVLVGDFLFSRSFELMVEAESLKALHILSNASAVIAEGEVNQLTAVRRIDLSEDRYLDIIGAKTAALFAAACRISGVVAERPEAEELALDAYGRNLGIAFQLVDDAIDYVSDASTMGKDAGDDFREGKMTLPVILAYARGNEAERGFWKDAIAGRRISDEDFAEAVRLVQSCRAVDDTLARARHYGQRAIDALGGFRACEAKDAMVEAVEFAVARAY; from the coding sequence ATGAGCGCTACCGTCCACCGCCTGGGGTCGCGAACCCAGCCCTCGCTCGATCCGATCATGGCGCTGGTCGCCCAGGACATGAACCTGGTGAACGCGGTGATCCTCGATCGCATGCAGTCGGAAATCCCGCTGATCCCGGAACTTGCTGGCCATTTGATCGCCGGCGGCGGCAAGCGGATGCGGCCGATGCTCACGCTCGCGAGCGCGCGGCTACTCGGCTATTCGGGCACGCGCCACCACAAGCTGGCTGCCGCTGTGGAGTTCATCCATACCGCGACGCTGTTGCATGACGATGTGGTCGACAGCTCGGATCTGCGCCGCGGCCGCCGCACCGCCAACATCATCTGGGGCAACCCGGCGAGCGTGCTGGTCGGTGACTTCCTGTTTAGCCGCTCCTTCGAGCTGATGGTCGAGGCGGAGAGCCTGAAGGCGCTGCACATCCTGTCCAACGCCAGTGCGGTGATCGCCGAGGGCGAGGTGAACCAGCTGACCGCGGTGCGCCGGATCGACCTGTCCGAGGATCGCTATCTCGACATCATCGGCGCCAAGACCGCCGCGCTGTTCGCTGCCGCGTGCCGCATCTCCGGCGTGGTGGCCGAACGCCCCGAGGCAGAGGAGCTGGCGCTCGACGCCTATGGCCGCAACCTCGGAATCGCCTTCCAGCTGGTGGACGATGCGATCGACTACGTCTCGGACGCGTCGACCATGGGCAAGGATGCCGGCGACGACTTCCGCGAGGGCAAGATGACCCTGCCGGTGATCCTCGCCTATGCGCGCGGCAACGAGGCGGAACGCGGTTTCTGGAAAGACGCAATCGCGGGCCGACGCATCTCGGACGAGGACTTCGCCGAGGCGGTTCGGCTGGTGCAGAGCTGCCGTGCGGTGGACGATACGCTGGCGCGCGCTCGCCATTATGGCCAGCGTGCGATCGACGCGCTGGGCGGCTTCCGCGCCTGCGAGGCGAAGGACGCGATGGTCGAGGCCGTGGAATTCGCGGTGGCGCGCGCCTACTGA
- a CDS encoding TPM domain-containing protein has translation MLLHGCPVAKVTPAPPLPRSVEDRRPLPPLSGRVVDNAHLLSPALSASLARRLAQAQVRTCHQFVILTVPSLAGEPIEQFGRRVGNGWGIGRRGYNDGVLLIVAPAERRVRIEVGDGLRKALTDAEAAGIIRNDILPRFRNGAMADGIDAGATSILREIS, from the coding sequence GTGCTGCTGCACGGCTGCCCGGTGGCGAAGGTCACGCCTGCGCCACCGCTGCCGCGATCCGTCGAGGATCGACGGCCGTTGCCGCCCCTCAGCGGCAGAGTCGTGGACAACGCCCATCTGCTTTCGCCCGCGCTCTCGGCCAGTCTCGCGCGCCGCCTAGCCCAGGCGCAGGTGCGCACCTGCCATCAGTTCGTGATCCTGACGGTACCAAGCCTCGCAGGGGAACCGATCGAGCAGTTCGGCAGGCGCGTGGGCAATGGCTGGGGCATCGGCCGGAGGGGCTATAACGACGGCGTCCTGCTCATCGTCGCGCCTGCCGAACGCCGGGTGCGGATCGAGGTGGGCGATGGCCTGCGCAAGGCATTGACCGATGCCGAGGCCGCAGGGATCATCCGGAACGACATTCTCCCCCGTTTCCGTAACGGCGCGATGGCCGACGGGATTGACGCGGGCGCTACCTCCATTCTTCGTGAGATCAGCTGA
- a CDS encoding ETC complex I subunit — MKSARIYQRVKNAMQSGRARTDNWVLEFEPHTPQRPDPLTGWAGGGETANQVRIAFPTLEAAKNYAEREGYAYHVVPAPQRKLKLQAYADNFR, encoded by the coding sequence ATGAAGTCCGCTCGCATCTATCAGCGCGTCAAGAACGCGATGCAGTCCGGCCGCGCCCGGACCGACAACTGGGTCCTCGAGTTCGAGCCGCACACGCCGCAGCGTCCCGATCCGCTGACCGGCTGGGCCGGCGGCGGCGAGACCGCGAACCAGGTCCGCATTGCCTTCCCGACGCTCGAAGCGGCCAAGAACTATGCCGAGCGCGAGGGCTATGCCTATCACGTCGTGCCGGCGCCGCAGCGCAAGCTCAAGCTGCAGGCCTACGCCGACAATTTCCGCTGA
- a CDS encoding glycosidase, producing MSDDYLIFRPDDVDLRRSPLRASVDEATYVLGAFNPGFARLPNGNLLLMVRVAEALRDPVVDGHARAIRWTPSGYVLDAHPVAGLDMADPRQFALKDRNPRLLGLTSLSWLLPVELDGDARAGVAVHYDKAIAPSASYMDYGVEDARITQIDGTYWMTVCGVSAERHCTAMYHSTNGLDWELLGVVLDHQNKDMLLFEGRIDGFFHALTRPLGEVYFAYPDDSPWLGGPSINLARSPDGLHWKPLDQPGIRARKGSTSNQRIGGGSQPVLTDAGWLLIYHGVEKRESVGIYRSFWALLDRDDPSVILRQEDTVPLLEANPALTADIAHQLYLPTPVVFTTGLVDAGERYIVASGEADLACRITHIPKERFR from the coding sequence TTGAGCGACGATTATCTGATCTTCCGGCCCGACGATGTCGACCTGCGCCGTTCACCGCTGCGTGCCAGCGTGGACGAAGCGACCTATGTGCTGGGCGCCTTCAACCCCGGTTTCGCGCGGCTGCCGAATGGCAATCTGCTGCTGATGGTCCGCGTCGCGGAGGCGCTGCGCGATCCCGTAGTCGACGGGCATGCGCGGGCGATTCGCTGGACGCCCTCGGGCTATGTGCTCGACGCCCATCCGGTGGCGGGGCTCGACATGGCCGATCCCCGCCAGTTCGCGCTCAAAGACCGCAACCCGCGGCTGCTGGGTCTTACCTCGCTGTCCTGGCTGCTTCCGGTGGAACTGGACGGCGATGCCCGCGCGGGGGTGGCAGTGCATTACGACAAGGCGATCGCGCCCTCGGCCTCGTACATGGATTACGGCGTCGAGGATGCGCGAATCACGCAGATCGACGGCACCTACTGGATGACCGTCTGCGGTGTCTCGGCCGAGCGGCATTGCACGGCCATGTACCACTCCACCAACGGCCTGGACTGGGAACTGCTGGGGGTCGTGCTCGACCACCAGAACAAGGACATGCTGCTGTTCGAGGGGCGGATCGACGGCTTTTTCCACGCACTGACCCGGCCGCTCGGCGAAGTCTATTTCGCCTATCCAGACGATTCGCCGTGGCTGGGGGGCCCGTCGATCAACCTCGCCCGCTCGCCCGACGGGCTGCACTGGAAGCCGCTCGACCAGCCGGGCATCCGCGCGCGCAAGGGATCGACCTCGAACCAGCGGATCGGCGGCGGCAGCCAGCCGGTGCTGACCGATGCAGGCTGGCTGCTGATCTACCACGGCGTGGAGAAGCGCGAGTCGGTGGGGATCTATCGCAGCTTCTGGGCGCTGCTCGACCGCGACGACCCCAGCGTGATTCTCCGGCAGGAAGACACGGTACCGCTGCTGGAGGCCAATCCGGCGCTGACCGCGGACATCGCGCACCAGCTCTATCTGCCGACGCCGGTGGTGTTCACCACCGGGCTGGTGGACGCAGGAGAGCGCTATATCGTGGCGAGCGGCGAGGCGGACCTGGCCTGCCGGATCACGCATATCCCCAAGGAGCGCTTCCGGTGA
- the hrpB gene encoding ATP-dependent helicase HrpB, whose protein sequence is MTPSLPIHAVLPALLDALREGSNAVLVAPPGAGKTTAVAWALLAEAWCDGEILLLSPRRLAARAAAERMAALAGESVGKTFGYATRMDSKRSAATRVTVVTEGIFVNRIQSDPELAGVSAVLFDEVHERSLDSDFGLALALDAQGALRPDLRLVAMSATLDGSRFSGLMGAAPVVESEGRSFPLTLRHLGRAAEARIEDGVAGAVRQALREEQGGILAFLPGVAEIERTAERLGDVGGAVLHRLHGSLEPAAQRAAIAPDPEGRRKIVLATSIAETSLTLDGIRVVVDSGLARRPRYDRAAGMTRLVTERASQAAVTQRAGRAARQGPGTAYRLWEEAATAGLPRFDPPEILEADLSALMLDCALWGVTDPRQLAWLDPPPEAAIAEARARLGALDAIDRDGRPTEHGKAIARLPLPPRLGHMLVRASERGMARTAAEVAVLLGERGLGGNDADLELRLRRWKGERGQRAENARRLAERWSKLVPPPAAIAPLPLAGGAGGGADVEAPSPAVKQANRSSPPPTPPASGRGALVSSEGENVALCVALAFPDRVAKRRDGSGETWASVGGRGFKLDPTSPLARADWLAVAETQGMAAGARILSAAPLDAATVESLFADRIETRRTVTFDPATGRIEALRERRLGAVRLSGGSDSGATPAEIESALLEGVRANGLHLLPWSDTAKALRTRGAYAGIAALTDEALLATLDDWLPAALEGRRRLDAVPPESLTQALQNLLGWDGQKMLDRLAPARFETPAGSSHAIDYAAEAGPTVEVRVQALFGLAEHPMIGGDVPLVLSLTSPAGRPIQTTRDLPGFWKGSWTAVAKEMRGRYPRHPWPEDPTAASATLRTKNADARARGAR, encoded by the coding sequence ATGACTCCCTCCCTGCCGATCCACGCTGTTTTGCCGGCGCTGCTCGATGCGTTGCGGGAGGGCAGCAACGCGGTGCTGGTCGCGCCGCCGGGCGCGGGCAAGACGACGGCGGTCGCCTGGGCGCTGCTCGCCGAGGCATGGTGTGACGGGGAGATCCTGCTGCTCTCCCCCCGGCGCCTCGCGGCGCGGGCGGCGGCGGAGCGGATGGCGGCACTGGCGGGCGAAAGCGTCGGCAAGACCTTCGGCTACGCCACGCGGATGGACAGCAAGCGTTCGGCGGCGACGCGGGTGACGGTCGTCACCGAGGGCATTTTCGTCAACCGCATCCAGTCCGATCCCGAGCTCGCAGGCGTGTCCGCCGTGCTGTTCGACGAAGTGCATGAGCGCAGCCTCGACAGCGATTTCGGTCTCGCGCTGGCGCTCGATGCGCAGGGCGCACTGCGGCCGGATCTGCGGCTGGTGGCGATGTCGGCGACGCTCGACGGCAGCCGCTTTTCCGGGCTGATGGGCGCGGCGCCCGTTGTGGAGAGCGAAGGCCGCAGCTTTCCACTGACGCTGCGCCATCTCGGTCGCGCCGCCGAGGCGCGGATCGAGGACGGCGTGGCGGGGGCGGTGCGGCAGGCGTTGCGGGAAGAGCAGGGCGGCATCCTCGCCTTCCTGCCCGGCGTCGCGGAGATCGAACGGACCGCCGAGCGGCTGGGCGACGTCGGCGGCGCGGTGCTCCACCGGTTGCACGGTAGCCTTGAGCCTGCCGCCCAGCGCGCGGCGATCGCACCCGATCCGGAGGGGCGGCGCAAGATCGTGCTGGCGACCTCGATCGCCGAGACCTCACTGACGCTGGACGGCATCCGGGTGGTGGTGGATTCGGGGCTGGCGCGCCGCCCGCGCTACGATCGCGCGGCGGGGATGACGCGGCTTGTCACCGAGCGCGCCAGCCAGGCGGCGGTGACCCAGCGGGCGGGGCGCGCGGCACGGCAGGGGCCGGGGACTGCTTATCGGCTGTGGGAAGAAGCCGCGACGGCGGGGCTGCCGCGCTTTGATCCGCCGGAGATCCTGGAAGCCGACCTGTCTGCGCTGATGCTCGATTGCGCGCTGTGGGGTGTCACCGATCCCCGCCAACTCGCCTGGCTCGATCCGCCGCCCGAGGCTGCCATCGCCGAGGCGCGGGCGCGGCTGGGAGCGCTGGACGCAATCGACCGCGACGGCCGCCCGACCGAGCACGGCAAGGCGATCGCGCGCCTGCCGCTGCCGCCTCGTTTGGGCCATATGCTGGTGCGCGCAAGCGAGCGCGGGATGGCGCGGACGGCCGCCGAGGTGGCAGTGCTGCTAGGCGAGCGCGGGCTGGGCGGCAATGACGCCGATCTGGAGCTGCGTCTGCGCCGGTGGAAGGGGGAGCGTGGCCAGCGCGCGGAGAATGCACGGCGGCTGGCAGAGCGCTGGAGCAAACTCGTTCCCCCTCCCGCAGCGATCGCTCCCCTCCCGCTTGCGGGAGGGGCTGGGGGAGGGGCTGATGTGGAGGCTCCATCCCCAGCGGTGAAGCAGGCGAACCGTTCATCCCCTCCCCCGACCCCTCCCGCAAGCGGGAGGGGAGCGCTGGTTTCGAGCGAGGGAGAAAACGTCGCCCTCTGCGTCGCGCTCGCTTTCCCTGATCGCGTGGCCAAGCGTCGCGACGGCTCGGGCGAGACCTGGGCCTCGGTCGGCGGGCGCGGGTTCAAGCTGGATCCGACCTCGCCGCTCGCCCGCGCCGACTGGCTGGCGGTGGCGGAGACGCAGGGCATGGCCGCTGGCGCGCGGATCCTCTCCGCCGCGCCGCTCGACGCCGCGACGGTCGAATCGCTGTTCGCCGATCGCATCGAGACCCGCCGCACCGTGACCTTCGATCCCGCCACCGGCCGCATCGAAGCGCTGCGCGAACGGCGGCTTGGCGCCGTCCGCCTCTCCGGCGGCAGCGACTCGGGTGCGACGCCTGCGGAAATCGAATCGGCATTGCTCGAAGGCGTCCGCGCCAACGGCCTGCATCTGCTTCCCTGGTCCGACACCGCGAAGGCGCTCCGCACCCGGGGTGCCTATGCCGGAATCGCGGCGCTGACCGACGAAGCCCTGCTCGCGACGCTCGACGACTGGCTGCCCGCGGCGCTCGAAGGCAGGCGACGGCTCGATGCAGTGCCCCCCGAATCGCTCACCCAGGCGCTGCAGAACCTGCTCGGCTGGGACGGGCAGAAGATGCTCGACCGCCTCGCCCCCGCGCGGTTCGAGACGCCCGCTGGATCCTCCCATGCCATCGACTATGCTGCCGAAGCCGGTCCCACGGTAGAAGTCCGTGTGCAGGCGCTGTTCGGCCTTGCCGAACATCCCATGATCGGCGGCGATGTGCCGCTGGTGCTCAGCCTCACCTCGCCGGCGGGGCGTCCGATCCAGACCACGCGGGACCTGCCGGGCTTCTGGAAGGGGAGCTGGACGGCGGTGGCCAAGGAGATGCGTGGCCGCTATCCCCGCCATCCCTGGCCCGAGGACCCGACGGCGGCCTCCGCAACGCTACGGACGAAAAACGCTGATGCAAGGGCGCGCGGGGCGCGCTAA